One region of Scomber scombrus chromosome 10, fScoSco1.1, whole genome shotgun sequence genomic DNA includes:
- the LOC133987558 gene encoding transcriptional regulator QRICH1-like, giving the protein MNNSLDGTGSYEELVRQKARSIPQHRMKEFLESLANKGPDALQEFNQQSGDTTTTTTTMVYQQEANCIYTDSTEVAGSLLELACPVQVQVQPQQQQIQIQESTSHQHSVQQNTEQQIVQVQIQGQQQGQMLGQVLQVPSGSHQQLQGVTTAQLIQPGDLTEEQHQQLQAQLVAAVAGGQQIQIQTVGALSPTQQQDNTERRVLGTTVATSQGAGVLQPAKKRKVDMPITVSYALPGQQVATVLAIPQGQGQQQSYVSLRPDLLTVDSSHLYSATGTITSPTGETWTIPVYSAPAGSGGREQVTHIAIPQEAYGTVQVGANTTTMTTMPTQITIDNDKLKIPASQSQTAQAVSSITSSGGMGGQEEVVHTLAANTLFPAQLMNGNIHIPVAVQGYSNATQSLIWDPQQQVLHTQGLSGQDAQQLQGQTVVAEVDSQGQQQVQELLLPSTLKPEEGLDVWRLWAQRKNAELEKSDTNKLAPIGRRQALRFQEDLVSCAVAELCMGLSLMTTEARGLEGECFESDVLYYIFLCIQKYLFDNGRVDDVFSDQYYTRFAHSLHQILEPWRPPIHPLGYVIPSHVTEEMLWECKQLGAHSPATLLTTLMFFNTKYFHLRTVDQHLKVAFSKVLRHTRKSPNNPKDKSTSIRYLKSTERFIGQKVTDDMYSEQLEDPENPLRCPIKLYDFYLFKCPQSAKGRNDTFYLTPEPVVAPNSPIWYSTQPIPKEQLEQMLARILAVREIQEHINMTESVH; this is encoded by the exons ATGAATAACTCCCTGGATGGCACAGGCTCCTATGAAGAGCTTGTGAGGCAGAAAGCTCGGAGCATCCCTCAGCATCGCATGAAGGAGTTCCTGGAGTCCTTGGCCAACAAGGGTCCAGATGCCCTGCAGGAGTTCAACCAGCAAAGTGGAGATACTacgaccaccaccaccacaatgGTCTATCAACAAGAAGCTAACTGCATCTACACAGACAGCACTGAGGTGGCGGGGTCACTCTTGGAACTGGCTTGTCCG GTTCAGGTGCAGGTTCAGCCGCAGCAGCAACAGATACAGATACAAGAGTCCACGTCTCATCAGCACTCTGTACAGCAGAATACAGAGCAACAGATAGTGCAG GTGCAGATTCAGGGCCAGCAGCAAGGTCAGATGCTGGGTCAGGTCCTCCAAGTGCCCTCTGGCTCCCATCAACAGCTACAAGGTGTGACTACGGCACAGCTGATTCAGCCTGGGGACCTCACTGAGGAGCAGCACCAACAG CTGCAAGCCCAGTTGGTGGCAGCCGTTGCAGGAGGACAACAGATCCAAATCCAGACAGTCGGAGCTCTCTCTCCCACCCAGCAGCAGGACAATACTGAGAGGAGGGTACTGGGAACCACTGTTGCTACATCCCAGGGAGCAGGCGTCCTTCAGCCAGCCAAGAAGCGCAAGGTGGATATGCCCATCACTGTGTCCTACGCTCTGCCTGGTCAGCAGGTAGCCACAGTCCTAGCTATCCCTCAGGGACAGGGTCAGCAGCAAAGTTATGTGTCCCTGCGGCCAGATCTGCTAACTGTGGACAGCTCCCACCTTTACAGTGCCACAGGCACTATCACCAGTCCAACAGGGGAGACCTGGACCATCCCTGTTTATTCTGCTCCTGCTGGATCTGGAGGTCGTGAGCAGGTCACACATATTGCCATCCCCCAGGAGGCCTATGGAACAGTGCAGGTTGGAGCGAACACTACAACGATGACCACAATGCCAACACAAATTACTATTGATAATGACAAGCTGAAAATCCCTGCCAGTCAAAGTCAGACAGCACAGGCTGTTTCCAGCATAACAAGTTCTGGAGGAATGGGGGGCCAGGAAGAGGTGGTGCACACGCTGGCTGCAAACACACTGTTCCCTGCCCAGCTGATGAATGGAAATATCCACATCCCAGTTGCAGTACAGGGCTACTCCAACGCTACACAGTCCCTTATCTGGGACCCACAGCAGCAGGTGCTGCACACACAGGGGCTGTCAGGACAGGACGCACAGCAGCTACAG gGTCAGACAGTGGTAGCAGAGGTAGACAGTCAAGGCCAGCAGCAGGTGCAGGAGCTGCTGTTACCCTCTACTTTAAAGCCAGAGGAGGGGCTTGACGTGTGGCGGCTTTGGGCTCAGCGGAAAAACGCAGAGTTGgaaaaatcagacacaaataAATTGGCCCCAATTGGCC GACGCCAGGCACTGCGTTTCCAGGAGGACTTAGTGTCATGTGCAGTTGCTGAGCTTTGCATGGGTCTCTCTTTGATGACAACAGAGGCCCGGGGGCTGGAGGGGGAGTGTTTCGAGTCTGATGTTCTCTACTATATTTTTCTGTGCATACAAAAA tATCTGTTTGATAATGGTCGTGTGGATGACGTTTTCTCAGATCAGTACTACACTCGCTTCGCTCACAGTTTGCACCAGATCCTGGAGCCCTGGAGACCACCTATTCATCCGCTAG GTTATGTTATCCCCAGTCATGTGACAGAGGAGATGTTGTGGGAATGTAAACAGCTGGGAGCACATTCCCCTGCAACGCTGCTCACAACTCTAATGTTCTTCAACACCAA GTATTTCCACCTCAGGACAGTGGATCAGCATCTAAAAGTGGCCTTTTCTAAAGTGCTAAGACACACCAGGAAGAGTCCCAATAACCCCAAAGACAAGAGCACCAGCATCCGATACCTAAAGTCTACAGAGAGGTTCATAGGGCAGAAAG TCACAGACGACATGTACTCAGAGCAGCTGGAGGACCCGGAGAACCCGTTGCGATGTCCGATCAAGCTCTACGATTTCTACCTCTTCAAATg tCCGCAGAGTGCTAAAGGTCGTAATGATACCTTCTACCTGACTCCTGAGCCTGTGGTGGCTCCAAACAGCCCCATCTGGTACTCCACTCAGCCAATCCCAAAAGAACAGCTGGAGCAGATGCTCGCCCGCATCCTTGCTGTCCGCGAAATCCAGGAACACATTAACATGACGGAGAGTGTGCACTAG
- the LOC133987426 gene encoding zinc finger CCCH domain-containing protein 18-like has translation MDQARPQDPQPSKGSTSWHREHSDESADKRPADSSVSSTKDEKRPIRRVRSPSRPRAWMSSSSKSKGAGPFYKPRFPRDDHHPFYKPGFSSRYHYFKHRSYFNRRDHFHPKLHHIALREREREKERDKERYEQRERDRYEQREKAPMEVHLQNKTPLPELS, from the exons ATGGATCAAGCACGACCACAGGACCCGCAGCCAAGCAAG GGCTCCACGTCGTGGCACAGAGAACACAGTGACGAGTCTGCAGACAAGAGGCCCGCTGACAGCTCTGTGTCTTCCACTAAA GATGAGAAGAGGCCGATCAGAAGAGTGCGTAGTCCATCCAGGCCGAGGGCATGGATGTCCAGTTCTTCCAAATCCAAGGGTGCAGGGCCGTTCTACAAGCCCCG TTTTCCGAGAGATGACCACCATCCATTCTACAAACCTGGCTTCAGCAGCCGCTACCATTACTTCAAACACCGTTCTTATTTCAACCGGAGGGATCATTTCCATCCTAAACTTCACCACATTGCACTGAGGGAGAGGGAGCGAGAAAAGGAGCGAGACAAGGAGCGATAtgagcagagggagagggacCGATacgagcagagagagaaggcgCCGATGGAAGTTCACctccaaaacaaaacacca CTACCAGAACTTTCTTAA